In Arthrobacter sp. PAMC25284, a single genomic region encodes these proteins:
- a CDS encoding flavodoxin family protein, producing the protein MDDAATSAGKPADYGDLKAVFFNATLKKSPELSHTGGLIEVSRRIMEKQGVGTEVIRVVDHDIASGVYPDMREHGWDSDEWPEIYPKVQDADIVVLAGPIWLGDNSSEMKKLIERLYAHSGQLNAKGQWVFYPKVGGCLITGNEDGIKHCAMNVLYSLQHVGFTIPPQADAGWIGAVGPGPSYLDDGSGGPDSDFTNRNTTFMTWNLLHYARMLKDAGGIPAYGNLPAAWKDGTRFDFENPEYR; encoded by the coding sequence GTGGACGACGCAGCGACGAGTGCGGGGAAACCCGCGGACTATGGCGACCTCAAAGCCGTCTTTTTCAACGCAACGCTCAAAAAGTCACCGGAGCTGTCCCACACCGGAGGTCTGATCGAGGTCAGCCGCCGGATTATGGAGAAGCAGGGCGTCGGCACCGAGGTAATCCGGGTGGTGGACCATGACATTGCCAGCGGCGTGTACCCGGACATGCGCGAGCACGGCTGGGACAGCGACGAGTGGCCGGAGATCTACCCGAAGGTCCAGGACGCCGACATCGTGGTCCTTGCCGGTCCCATCTGGCTCGGCGATAACTCCTCGGAAATGAAGAAGCTGATTGAACGCCTTTATGCCCATTCGGGGCAGCTGAACGCCAAGGGCCAGTGGGTTTTCTACCCGAAAGTCGGCGGCTGCCTGATCACCGGCAACGAGGACGGCATCAAACACTGCGCCATGAACGTGCTCTACAGCCTCCAGCATGTCGGGTTCACCATCCCGCCGCAGGCCGACGCCGGCTGGATAGGCGCTGTTGGGCCCGGGCCGAGCTATCTCGATGACGGCTCCGGCGGCCCGGACAGCGACTTCACCAACCGCAACACCACGTTCATGACGTGGAACCTGCTGCACTATGCCCGGATGCTCAAGGACGCCGGTGGCATCCCGGCCTATGGAAACCTGCCTGCCGCCTGGAAAGACGGCACCCGCTTCGATTTCGAGAATCCCGAGTACCGCTGA
- a CDS encoding folate-binding protein YgfZ — protein sequence MTIKSPMLSRPGAVEAGGADTGVASHYGEPLREQRALAAGSAVVDLSCRGVVTVTGPDRLSWLNTLSSQQMTDLVPGQSTELLLLSVQGRIEFDARVVDDGGTTWLIVEAAEAAPLAGWLTRMKFMLRVEVADASATWAVLGSTQRVPEWADLLVWEDPWPHIGAGGYSYSVVGEESHPGLERPWFEYLVPAAELEATVGDRPLAGVWAAEALRIAAWRPRWGAETDDKTIPHELDLLRTAVHLSKGCYKGQETVARVHNLGHPPRRLVFLQLDGSQHTMPAAGSEVLAGSRKVGTVTSVAQHYEMGPVALAVIKRSVDPEEALTVVDGDEPYTAAQEIIVAPDAGQVVGRQTGFLRGPR from the coding sequence ATGACTATCAAGAGCCCGATGCTGTCGCGCCCGGGCGCCGTCGAAGCCGGCGGAGCGGATACCGGCGTCGCGTCGCACTACGGCGAGCCGCTGCGCGAACAGCGGGCGCTGGCCGCCGGCAGCGCCGTCGTCGACCTCTCCTGTCGAGGCGTTGTCACCGTGACCGGACCGGACCGGCTGAGCTGGCTCAACACCTTGTCCTCCCAGCAGATGACGGACCTAGTCCCGGGACAGTCCACGGAATTGCTGCTTCTCAGTGTCCAGGGCCGGATCGAATTCGACGCCAGGGTAGTGGACGACGGCGGGACCACCTGGCTGATCGTGGAGGCCGCCGAGGCGGCACCGCTGGCCGGGTGGCTCACCCGGATGAAATTCATGCTCAGGGTTGAGGTCGCTGACGCCTCGGCGACCTGGGCCGTGCTCGGCTCCACGCAGCGCGTGCCGGAGTGGGCTGATCTGCTGGTCTGGGAGGATCCGTGGCCGCACATCGGCGCGGGCGGATACTCCTACTCCGTGGTGGGGGAGGAGTCGCACCCGGGCCTCGAACGGCCCTGGTTCGAATACCTGGTGCCGGCCGCGGAGCTCGAAGCCACGGTAGGTGACCGGCCGCTGGCCGGCGTGTGGGCGGCTGAAGCGCTGCGGATCGCCGCATGGCGGCCGCGCTGGGGCGCCGAAACGGACGACAAAACCATTCCGCACGAGCTGGATCTGCTGCGTACCGCCGTGCACTTGAGCAAGGGCTGCTACAAAGGCCAGGAAACCGTAGCCCGGGTCCACAACCTGGGCCACCCGCCCCGCCGCCTGGTTTTTCTGCAGCTCGACGGCTCCCAGCACACCATGCCAGCGGCCGGCAGCGAGGTCCTTGCCGGCTCGCGCAAGGTCGGCACCGTCACGTCGGTCGCCCAACACTATGAAATGGGGCCCGTGGCCCTGGCTGTCATCAAGCGCTCCGTCGACCCGGAGGAGGCTCTCACGGTCGTCGACGGCGATGAACCCTACACGGCGGCGCAGGAAATCATCGTGGCTCCGGATGCCGGACAGGTCGTCGGACGCCAGACCGGATTCCTGCGGGGTCCCCGATGA
- a CDS encoding ankyrin repeat domain-containing protein: MKRDDTADGLTPDGAAAPDDETLALAHELFQAARDGNAGLIGTYLSAGAPAGLTTASGDSLVMLAAYHGHAETVRLILAHGGDANAANDRGQTPLAGAVFKGYTEVARELLAAGADPDAGTPSARAAAQMFARVDVLALLD; encoded by the coding sequence ATGAAGCGTGACGACACTGCGGACGGATTGACACCGGACGGTGCAGCCGCACCCGATGACGAGACCCTGGCCCTGGCCCACGAACTCTTCCAGGCCGCGCGCGACGGAAATGCCGGCCTGATCGGCACCTATCTTTCGGCAGGCGCCCCGGCCGGGCTGACGACCGCCTCCGGTGATTCCCTCGTGATGCTCGCGGCCTACCACGGCCACGCGGAGACCGTCCGGCTGATCCTGGCGCACGGCGGCGACGCCAACGCGGCCAACGACCGGGGCCAGACCCCGCTGGCCGGTGCGGTCTTCAAGGGGTACACGGAGGTCGCCCGGGAGTTGCTGGCTGCCGGTGCCGATCCGGACGCCGGAACGCCGTCCGCTCGGGCGGCCGCGCAGATGTTCGCCCGGGTGGACGTCCTGGCGCTGTTGGACTAA
- a CDS encoding DHA2 family efflux MFS transporter permease subunit, which translates to MENVARPWPALWSLVIGFFMILLDTTIVSVANPRIMEGLNADINSVIWVTSAYLLAYAVPLLITGRLGDRFGPKKLYLTGLVVFTAASLWCGLSGDIQTLIEARVLQGLGAALMTPQTMAVITRIFPPDRRGAAMGIWGATAGVATLVGPILGGVLVDGIGWEWIFFINVPVGVVGFILALRFVPSLSTHQHKFDIPGVLLSAAGLFLLVFGIQEGETYNWGTITGPITVWGLIVAGLVVLTVFVLWQRINKGEPLLPLSLFRDRNFSLANIGITTVGFTVTAFTLPLIFYYQIVRGLTPTQSALMMVPMALISGGLAPVVGKIIDRVNPKYMTAAGLVLMSAALFWNSALMHPDTPILLFLLPSAVLGFANAGIWAPLSSTATRNLPPRQAGAGSGVYNTTRQIGAVLGSAAIAVLIQARLTAELPAMPGSTGEAQPIGFGGALPEALQAGFSTAMGQSIMLPAAVILIGAAAAVFFAKPQPVLGWGGPGNAPAPEAAGSPRYGTSPS; encoded by the coding sequence ATGGAAAACGTAGCCAGGCCGTGGCCGGCGCTCTGGTCGCTGGTGATTGGCTTCTTTATGATCCTGCTCGACACCACCATCGTCTCGGTGGCCAACCCGCGCATCATGGAGGGCCTCAATGCCGACATCAACTCAGTGATCTGGGTGACCAGCGCCTACCTGCTGGCATATGCCGTCCCGCTGTTGATCACCGGCAGGCTGGGCGACCGCTTCGGCCCGAAGAAGCTTTACCTCACCGGTCTTGTAGTCTTCACCGCGGCCTCCCTGTGGTGCGGGCTGTCCGGCGACATCCAGACCCTGATCGAAGCACGCGTGCTCCAGGGCCTCGGCGCGGCCCTGATGACACCGCAGACCATGGCCGTCATCACGAGGATCTTCCCGCCGGACCGGCGCGGCGCTGCGATGGGCATTTGGGGCGCCACCGCGGGCGTCGCCACGCTCGTGGGCCCGATTCTGGGCGGTGTCCTGGTGGACGGGATCGGCTGGGAATGGATCTTTTTCATCAATGTTCCGGTCGGCGTCGTCGGCTTCATCCTCGCCCTCCGCTTCGTGCCCTCGCTCAGCACCCATCAGCACAAGTTCGACATCCCCGGTGTGCTGCTCAGCGCAGCCGGGCTGTTCCTGCTCGTCTTCGGCATCCAGGAAGGCGAGACCTACAACTGGGGAACCATCACCGGGCCGATCACGGTTTGGGGCCTCATTGTCGCCGGACTCGTTGTCCTCACGGTGTTCGTGCTGTGGCAGCGGATCAACAAGGGCGAACCGCTGCTGCCGCTGTCCCTCTTCAGGGACCGCAACTTCTCGCTGGCCAACATCGGCATCACCACCGTCGGCTTCACCGTGACAGCCTTCACCCTGCCGCTGATCTTCTACTACCAGATCGTCCGTGGACTTACCCCCACCCAGTCGGCCCTCATGATGGTGCCGATGGCCCTGATCTCGGGCGGTCTCGCACCAGTGGTCGGTAAGATCATCGATCGGGTCAACCCGAAGTACATGACTGCCGCGGGACTGGTGCTGATGTCGGCGGCGCTGTTTTGGAACTCCGCACTCATGCACCCGGACACCCCGATCCTGCTGTTCCTGTTGCCGAGCGCGGTGCTGGGCTTTGCGAACGCCGGCATCTGGGCGCCTCTGAGCTCGACGGCCACCCGGAACCTCCCGCCGCGGCAGGCAGGTGCCGGGTCCGGGGTCTACAACACCACCAGGCAAATCGGGGCCGTCCTTGGCAGTGCGGCCATCGCCGTGCTGATTCAGGCGCGGCTGACGGCCGAACTGCCGGCCATGCCCGGCAGCACCGGGGAAGCACAGCCCATAGGCTTCGGCGGTGCGTTGCCGGAAGCTCTCCAAGCCGGATTCTCGACGGCGATGGGCCAGTCCATCATGCTGCCCGCGGCCGTCATCCTGATCGGCGCAGCCGCCGCCGTGTTCTTCGCCAAGCCCCAGCCCGTGCTGGGGTGGGGCGGTCCGGGGAACGCGCCCGCCCCGGAGGCTGCTGGCAGCCCGCGGTACGGGACGTCTCCGAGCTGA
- a CDS encoding GNAT family N-acetyltransferase, whose amino-acid sequence MTLEPGSVDIIRLAWSRQLGFDDAAFGSAAGDRLTRADDARESVDFVRLFGTSVLVGPQGVLDAAAGIPDEDMAQHVTLLTLTRRTGGHGLGAAALFFADDLPLAQPAEELTVSHGHPEALELESRCPPDDVNEVRLSTLPHVFTIMRDDDGLSVPVACGAYSEQQGILADIRVLVDPEWRRRGLGSLVASIAAQEALASGLTLQWRADVSNKGALALSRSLGFTAGGIQTSVLLG is encoded by the coding sequence ATGACTCTTGAGCCCGGTTCCGTTGACATCATCCGGCTCGCCTGGTCCCGGCAACTGGGATTCGACGACGCCGCGTTTGGCTCCGCTGCCGGAGACCGGCTCACCCGGGCGGACGACGCCCGCGAGTCGGTCGACTTTGTCAGGCTGTTCGGGACCTCGGTCCTCGTGGGGCCGCAAGGGGTGCTGGATGCCGCCGCCGGGATTCCCGACGAGGACATGGCGCAGCATGTCACGCTGCTGACGCTGACCCGTCGGACCGGCGGCCACGGGCTGGGCGCGGCCGCCTTGTTTTTCGCCGATGACCTGCCCCTGGCCCAGCCGGCCGAGGAATTGACCGTCTCGCACGGACACCCCGAGGCGCTTGAGCTGGAAAGCCGATGCCCGCCGGACGACGTGAACGAAGTCAGGTTGTCCACGCTGCCGCACGTCTTTACGATCATGCGCGACGACGACGGCCTGTCCGTCCCCGTCGCCTGCGGCGCCTATTCGGAACAGCAAGGGATCCTGGCGGATATCAGGGTCCTCGTGGATCCGGAGTGGCGTCGCCGCGGGCTGGGATCATTGGTCGCCTCGATAGCCGCACAGGAAGCCCTCGCATCCGGGCTGACGTTGCAATGGCGCGCCGATGTCAGCAACAAGGGTGCCCTGGCGCTCTCCCGGAGCCTGGGCTTCACCGCCGGCGGCATCCAGACCAGCGTCCTGCTGGGCTGA
- a CDS encoding 6-phosphofructokinase, whose protein sequence is MKIGILTSGGDCPGLNAVIRGAVLKGIAVHGHEFVGFLDGWRGVVEADVIDIPRSMVRGLSKQGGTILGTSRTNPFENGGGPEVIKANMARLGIDALIAIGGEGTLAAAKRLTDAGLRIVGVPKTVDNDLDATDYTFGFDTAVEIATEAIDRLRTTGESHHRTMIAEVMGRHVGWIALHAGMATGAHAILIPEQQASMEQIAGWILSAHDRGRAPLVVVAEGFVPDGQELAHSERGLDTFGRPRLGGIAERLAPELEARTGIETRATVLGHIQRGGVPTGFDRVLATRLGMAAIDSVVEQRWGTMVSLNGTDIVHVGFDTALGNLKSVPQERYDEAAVLFG, encoded by the coding sequence ATGAAAATCGGAATCCTCACCAGCGGCGGAGACTGCCCCGGACTCAACGCCGTCATCCGCGGCGCAGTCCTCAAGGGCATCGCCGTCCATGGCCACGAATTCGTGGGATTCCTGGACGGCTGGCGCGGAGTGGTGGAGGCGGACGTCATTGATATCCCCCGGTCCATGGTCCGCGGCCTCTCGAAGCAGGGTGGCACCATCCTGGGCACGTCCCGCACCAACCCCTTCGAAAACGGCGGCGGCCCCGAAGTCATCAAGGCCAACATGGCCCGGCTGGGCATCGACGCCCTGATTGCCATCGGCGGTGAAGGCACCCTCGCCGCCGCAAAGCGCCTGACCGACGCCGGCCTCCGGATTGTCGGCGTCCCCAAGACCGTCGATAACGACCTTGACGCCACGGACTACACCTTCGGATTTGATACCGCCGTCGAAATCGCCACCGAGGCGATCGACCGGCTCCGCACCACGGGCGAGTCCCACCACCGGACCATGATCGCTGAAGTCATGGGGCGGCACGTCGGCTGGATTGCGCTGCACGCCGGTATGGCCACGGGCGCGCACGCCATCCTGATTCCGGAGCAGCAGGCGTCAATGGAACAGATCGCCGGATGGATCCTCTCCGCCCACGACCGCGGCCGGGCACCGCTCGTGGTGGTCGCCGAGGGCTTCGTCCCTGACGGCCAGGAACTGGCGCACTCGGAGCGCGGCCTCGACACGTTCGGCCGGCCCCGGCTGGGCGGTATCGCCGAACGGCTGGCCCCCGAACTGGAGGCCCGCACGGGCATCGAAACCCGCGCCACGGTCCTTGGCCACATCCAGCGCGGCGGCGTTCCGACCGGGTTTGACCGCGTCCTCGCCACCCGCCTTGGCATGGCCGCGATCGACTCGGTCGTGGAACAGCGCTGGGGCACCATGGTCTCGCTCAACGGCACCGACATCGTGCACGTCGGCTTCGACACCGCCCTGGGGAACCTGAAGAGCGTTCCGCAGGAACGCTACGACGAGGCTGCGGTCCTCTTCGGCTAG
- a CDS encoding PspC domain-containing protein, producing MDKFYSTVRGLGLKRGPQRWLGGVCGGIAAKLNVDVAYVRIAFLLLSLLPGPAFVFYLLAWLILPDQRNAIALESFLANRSGKP from the coding sequence ATGGATAAGTTCTATAGCACCGTCAGGGGCCTTGGCCTGAAGCGCGGCCCGCAACGCTGGCTGGGCGGAGTGTGCGGAGGCATCGCGGCCAAACTCAATGTTGATGTCGCGTATGTCCGGATTGCGTTCCTGCTCCTTAGCCTGCTTCCCGGCCCGGCCTTTGTGTTCTACCTCCTGGCGTGGCTGATCCTGCCCGACCAGCGGAACGCGATAGCCCTGGAAAGTTTTCTCGCGAACCGTTCCGGGAAGCCCTGA
- a CDS encoding PspC domain-containing protein, translating to MPAGAGDRPQGFFDWIRSLGVSRGRDRWIGGVASGVAQRLGVDPLIVRGVLIVLTIFAGVGILLYGIAWSLLPEPDGRIHAREAASGRWTTGMTGALITTLIGFPSLGSGAWGWDRSGFGFAWTVFWVGGVIYFIYYLSSRSKTRNGVPAAYPQPSGAVPAGSAASTPARNFSQPGYAYPGYNQPDYSKPGYAPDPGAGGSPAAAKRNTGPGAPAVAITAGAALVVGGGLRALDAANVIELGAAGIAVAWAGAAAVLGLGILIAGLRGRASGVLGFFAVVALVVGAVFNVAFNATPAGDRFRFTSTDWSPASIEQARAGLDLAASSATADLTGLALRAPLESDVVVPFHATASELTIIIPGTVPVRIDADMTMGELNDGSQLRSGTSSVHRGYNTNLSGASLVLRISGTMSSISIQEGN from the coding sequence ATGCCGGCGGGTGCCGGAGACCGGCCGCAGGGGTTCTTCGACTGGATCCGCAGCTTGGGCGTCTCCCGCGGACGCGATCGCTGGATCGGCGGCGTCGCAAGCGGCGTCGCCCAGCGCCTTGGTGTCGATCCGCTGATCGTCCGCGGTGTCCTGATCGTCCTGACCATTTTCGCCGGCGTCGGCATCCTCCTCTACGGCATCGCGTGGTCCCTCCTGCCCGAACCTGATGGCCGGATCCATGCCCGGGAGGCCGCGTCCGGACGGTGGACTACGGGTATGACCGGGGCCCTGATCACAACATTGATTGGATTCCCCAGCCTGGGAAGCGGCGCTTGGGGCTGGGACCGGTCGGGCTTCGGTTTCGCCTGGACGGTCTTCTGGGTGGGCGGGGTAATCTACTTCATCTACTACCTGAGCAGCCGCAGCAAGACCCGGAACGGCGTTCCTGCCGCGTATCCGCAGCCGAGCGGCGCTGTCCCTGCGGGAAGCGCGGCCAGCACCCCGGCCAGGAACTTCAGCCAGCCCGGCTATGCCTACCCCGGCTATAACCAGCCCGACTACAGCAAGCCAGGCTACGCGCCGGACCCCGGCGCCGGTGGCTCCCCCGCCGCCGCGAAACGCAACACCGGCCCCGGCGCCCCCGCCGTGGCCATCACCGCAGGCGCCGCGCTCGTCGTAGGCGGCGGCCTCCGGGCCCTGGACGCCGCCAACGTGATCGAGCTCGGAGCGGCCGGGATTGCCGTTGCCTGGGCCGGTGCCGCCGCGGTGCTGGGCCTTGGCATCCTGATCGCCGGGCTCCGTGGCCGCGCGTCGGGCGTCCTTGGCTTCTTCGCCGTCGTCGCCCTGGTCGTTGGTGCCGTCTTTAACGTCGCGTTTAATGCCACGCCAGCCGGCGACAGATTCCGGTTCACGAGCACGGACTGGTCCCCCGCCAGCATCGAGCAGGCCCGGGCAGGCCTGGACCTTGCAGCCAGCAGCGCAACCGCGGACCTGACCGGGCTGGCCCTCCGCGCGCCGTTGGAAAGCGACGTCGTCGTTCCGTTCCACGCGACAGCCAGCGAACTGACGATCATTATCCCTGGCACCGTGCCGGTCCGGATCGACGCCGACATGACCATGGGCGAGCTGAATGACGGCAGCCAACTCCGCAGTGGTACCAGCTCTGTTCACCGCGGGTACAACACCAACCTCTCTGGCGCCAGCCTGGTCCTCAGGATCTCCGGCACTATGAGCAGCATCTCCATCCAGGAAGGAAACTGA
- a CDS encoding ATP-binding protein: protein MTTAGIRPPLTRSSDRVLSGVCAGLARHLGWPVRLVRAGTVLAAFAGGAGLVLYAWLWIMVPTTDEYAKRSARRPASPIAPAVSFPATVADGGMPAGPAPSLPGSAPAAPGPHTTGQAPAGAAAPSTSEQPRTVFRGMAYGKEILLGAGLLLAASILVLQLLGVDVPLGTLLPVAAILGGAAIAWMQLDETRRAGLVSKTKANQAGGWARFGAGLALVVAGVLLMVSGSGSWEQTWLALLASVAVLGGVALVLLPWGLKFWRDLEAERTGRVRATERAEIAAHLHDSVLQTLAVIQRRAGNEQDVIRLARAQERELRGWLYRDRDKDAGQLSDAIGTAAAEVEDAVGEAVEVVSVGNCAMTERHEALVQASREAMLNAARHGGGNVSVYLEVTEGAAEVFVKDRGQGFEPEAVPEDRLGIRESIVGRMIRHGGTAGITSGPDGTEVRLRLPAADAAGSKSGGDNGKEDV, encoded by the coding sequence ATGACCACCGCAGGTATCCGCCCGCCGCTGACCCGCAGCAGCGACCGCGTCCTCTCCGGTGTCTGCGCCGGTCTCGCGCGCCATTTGGGTTGGCCGGTCCGGCTGGTCAGGGCAGGCACGGTGCTGGCTGCATTCGCGGGCGGCGCCGGCCTGGTCTTGTACGCCTGGCTCTGGATCATGGTGCCCACCACCGACGAATACGCCAAGCGGAGTGCCCGGCGGCCGGCCTCCCCGATCGCCCCGGCGGTGAGCTTCCCGGCCACAGTCGCGGACGGCGGCATGCCCGCCGGCCCGGCGCCATCGCTACCGGGTTCGGCACCTGCCGCTCCGGGTCCGCACACCACAGGTCAGGCGCCCGCCGGCGCGGCGGCGCCTTCGACGTCGGAGCAGCCGCGGACGGTGTTCCGGGGGATGGCCTACGGCAAGGAAATCCTGCTTGGGGCCGGGCTGTTGCTGGCCGCGTCGATCCTGGTTCTTCAATTGCTGGGCGTCGATGTGCCGCTGGGCACCCTCTTGCCCGTCGCCGCGATTCTGGGCGGAGCGGCAATTGCCTGGATGCAGCTCGATGAAACCCGCAGGGCCGGCCTCGTGAGCAAGACGAAAGCCAATCAGGCGGGCGGCTGGGCCCGGTTCGGAGCCGGTTTGGCACTTGTCGTCGCCGGGGTGCTGCTGATGGTGTCCGGGTCAGGGTCCTGGGAGCAGACCTGGCTGGCCTTGCTGGCGTCCGTGGCCGTGCTGGGCGGCGTCGCTTTGGTCCTGTTGCCGTGGGGCCTGAAATTCTGGCGGGATCTGGAAGCTGAACGCACCGGTCGCGTCCGGGCCACGGAGCGGGCCGAGATTGCCGCCCACCTCCACGATTCCGTGCTCCAGACACTCGCCGTGATTCAGCGGCGCGCAGGCAACGAGCAGGACGTCATCCGCCTGGCCCGCGCCCAGGAACGTGAGTTGCGCGGCTGGCTGTACCGGGACCGCGATAAAGATGCCGGTCAGTTGTCAGACGCGATTGGTACTGCGGCCGCCGAGGTGGAGGATGCTGTGGGAGAGGCCGTTGAAGTAGTCAGCGTTGGCAACTGCGCCATGACCGAACGCCATGAAGCCTTGGTCCAGGCGTCCCGCGAGGCAATGTTGAACGCCGCCCGCCACGGCGGCGGGAACGTGTCCGTCTATCTCGAAGTCACAGAGGGGGCAGCGGAGGTCTTCGTGAAGGACCGCGGCCAGGGATTCGAGCCCGAGGCCGTCCCCGAGGACCGGCTCGGGATCCGGGAATCCATCGTCGGACGGATGATCCGCCACGGGGGAACCGCCGGCATTACGAGCGGCCCGGATGGCACAGAGGTCCGGCTCAGGCTGCCCGCAGCCGACGCTGCGGGCAGCAAGTCCGGCGGGGACAACGGAAAGGAAGATGTGTGA
- a CDS encoding response regulator transcription factor, whose product MNDAEAGNTRHATRVVIVDDHAIFRSGLKADLDAGIEVVGEAGTVEEALAVIAAARPDVVLLDVHLPGGRGGGGREVLAGSAALLGSTRFLALSVSDAAEDVVSVIRAGARGYVTKTISGAQISDAVRRVAGGDAVFSPRLAGFVLDAFGTAPASIADDGLDRLSARELEVMRLIARGYSYKEVAKELFISIKTVESHVSAVLRKLQLSNRYELSRWAAERRLF is encoded by the coding sequence GTGAACGACGCGGAAGCAGGAAATACCAGGCATGCCACGAGGGTCGTGATCGTCGATGACCACGCGATTTTCCGGTCCGGACTGAAAGCGGACCTGGACGCCGGCATCGAAGTTGTGGGCGAGGCCGGCACTGTGGAAGAAGCGCTCGCCGTCATTGCGGCAGCCCGCCCCGACGTCGTGCTGCTGGATGTGCATTTGCCCGGCGGCCGCGGCGGCGGCGGGCGCGAGGTCCTGGCCGGGTCGGCAGCTCTGCTGGGCAGCACCCGCTTTCTGGCGCTCAGTGTCTCGGACGCGGCCGAGGACGTGGTCTCCGTCATCCGGGCCGGTGCGCGGGGCTATGTCACCAAGACGATTTCCGGGGCACAGATCAGCGACGCGGTGCGTCGGGTCGCCGGAGGCGACGCCGTCTTCTCACCCCGGCTCGCCGGGTTTGTCCTGGACGCCTTCGGTACCGCCCCGGCCAGTATTGCCGACGACGGACTTGACCGCCTGTCCGCCCGCGAATTGGAAGTGATGCGGCTGATCGCCCGGGGCTACAGTTACAAGGAAGTCGCCAAAGAGCTCTTCATCTCGATCAAAACGGTGGAGTCGCACGTCTCGGCGGTGCTGCGCAAGCTGCAGCTCTCGAACCGGTATGAACTGAGCCGTTGGGCGGCAGAGCGCCGGCTCTTCTGA
- a CDS encoding pyridoxal phosphate-dependent aminotransferase has product MPAARISQRISAIAESATLAVDAKAKALKAAGRPVIGFGAGEPDFPTPDYIVQAAIEAAGQPKYHRYSPAAGLPELKQAIAEKTFRDSGYKAEASQVLVTNGGKQAVYNTFATLLDPGDEVIVPTPFWTTYPEAIRLAGGVPVEVFAGPDQGYLVTVDQLEAALTENTKILLFVSPSNPTGAVYPPEQVREIGLWAASKGLWVVTDEIYEHLTYDGVPFTSIATAAPEIGDKVVILNGVAKTYAMTGWRVGWMIGPADVIKAATNLQSHATSNVSNIPQVAALAAVSGPLTAVDDMKVAFDRRRKAIVAGLNAIEGVECPTPKGAFYVYADVRALLGKEFPSSNGPVRPATSAELATLILDEVEVAVVPGEAFGPSGYLRLSYALGDEDLATGVARLQDFLGKAA; this is encoded by the coding sequence ATGCCTGCCGCCCGTATTTCCCAGCGCATTTCCGCCATAGCCGAATCCGCCACACTGGCTGTTGATGCCAAGGCTAAGGCTTTGAAGGCCGCCGGCCGGCCGGTTATCGGCTTCGGGGCCGGCGAACCGGATTTTCCGACCCCTGACTACATCGTGCAGGCCGCTATCGAGGCCGCCGGGCAGCCGAAGTACCACCGCTACTCTCCGGCCGCCGGACTTCCCGAGCTGAAGCAGGCCATCGCCGAGAAGACTTTCCGGGACTCCGGCTACAAGGCGGAGGCATCCCAGGTGCTCGTGACCAACGGCGGAAAGCAGGCCGTGTACAACACATTCGCCACGCTGCTGGATCCAGGCGACGAAGTCATCGTTCCCACGCCGTTCTGGACCACGTACCCGGAAGCGATCCGTCTGGCGGGCGGCGTGCCGGTTGAGGTTTTCGCCGGCCCTGACCAGGGTTACCTCGTGACGGTCGACCAGTTGGAAGCGGCACTGACGGAGAACACAAAGATTCTGCTGTTTGTCTCACCGTCCAACCCCACCGGCGCGGTTTACCCGCCGGAACAGGTCCGGGAGATCGGCCTGTGGGCCGCCTCCAAGGGTCTGTGGGTGGTCACTGACGAGATCTACGAGCACCTGACCTACGACGGTGTGCCCTTCACCTCGATCGCGACGGCCGCGCCCGAAATCGGCGACAAGGTCGTCATCCTCAACGGCGTCGCGAAGACCTATGCTATGACCGGCTGGCGGGTGGGCTGGATGATCGGTCCCGCCGACGTCATCAAGGCAGCCACCAACCTGCAGTCGCACGCAACGTCAAACGTCTCCAACATTCCGCAGGTCGCGGCCCTCGCCGCCGTGTCCGGTCCGCTGACCGCCGTCGACGACATGAAGGTCGCCTTTGACCGGCGGCGTAAGGCTATCGTCGCGGGCCTGAACGCAATTGAAGGCGTGGAATGCCCGACGCCGAAGGGGGCGTTCTACGTGTATGCGGACGTCCGCGCCCTGTTGGGCAAGGAATTCCCGTCCTCGAACGGCCCGGTCCGGCCCGCGACGTCAGCGGAGCTGGCCACCCTGATCCTGGACGAAGTGGAGGTTGCCGTTGTTCCGGGTGAGGCGTTCGGTCCGTCCGGCTACCTCCGTCTCTCCTACGCCCTCGGCGACGAGGACCTGGCCACCGGTGTTGCCCGCCTGCAGGATTTCCTGGGCAAAGCCGCGTAG